Part of the Virgibacillus necropolis genome, AAAGTCACCAAATGATAAACGACTTTTTGAACACGCACTATAAGCCTAACCCTTTTGTAATCGCTACCGCTTCCATTTAATCGCTTTTATTTCTGTTCCTTTGCCTAATTCAGACTTGATATCGAATTCATCCATCAATCTTCTAACCCCTGGAAGTCCAGCGCCTAGCCCACCTGATGTGGTATACCCGTCTTCCATTACTTGGCTAATATCATTAATTCCTGGTCCAGCATCAATAGCTATCATGCGGATTCCTTTTTGATTAATCGTATCAATCACTTCAAAACAAATCTTTCCATCTCCAGCATACAAATAAATATTGCGAGCTAATTCGGATATCGCAGTAGCTATTCGGGCTTGATCAACTGTTCCAAAGCCCGTTTTTCTGGCAATGTCTCGACCCACTTGCCTAGCCCCAACGATATCCCACTCTTTTTTAATATTTACACAGGATTGAAGGTTCATTCGTTATACCCCCAATTCCTGATGAAGTTTAATTAACCCTTGTTCAATATCCAAAGCTGTAGGTACATCCTTTAAATGAATTCCAAGATCAATTAGTGTTACCGCTACAGCAGGTTGAATACCAGTTAAAACTACTCTTGCCCCCATTAAGTCTGACATCGTAACCACATCACCTAATACTTTCGCAATAAACGAATCAATAATTTCAACAGAAGTTAAATCAATAACAACACCAGTGGCACCACTTTTATGAATTTTATTTAATAAATCTTCTTGAAACTGAATAGCTGTATTATCATCAAGCTCTGTTTGAATCGAGATTAATAAATAGTTGTGTAACTTCAGAATCGGTATACGCATGTCATCACTCCCCAGTTAATGAATTTAAAATGGTTTCAATTTCCTCGTCTTTTGTTTCTATATCTTCTATTTTACGATTTGTCATTTCTAATGCTTTTTGAAAACCTTTTTTCAAGGAGCTTTTTGTTGGGAATTTTCCAAGATCAATCCCAAGATTTACAATAGTTTGGGCAATTTCCGGTCTAATCCCCACTAGAATGCATGTGGATCCGATTAAACGAACCGCTTCTGCTGCCTGAATGATGTGATGCGCGACCATGGTATCCACAACAGGTACACCTGTAATATCAATCAAAACAACATCTGAGTTATGCTTAATCGCCCCTTCAAGTAGATTCTCCATGATTAATTTCGCTCGCTCCGTGTCAATTGTACCTATTAAAGGCATAACTGTAATCCCATCCATTACAGGGATTAGCGGTGCGGATAATTCTTGTAAGGCAACTCGTTGTAAGGATACAATATGTTCCCAGCTACCAGAATACTCATTCACAAGTTGGCGGATGATTGGTTCCACCCATCTATCAACACTCTTTAATACGTTTGAAATATAATCGGAATCGACTTGTTCAGATTGACCTAGGATAAATTCAACTGTTACGCGCCTAAACACCTGGAGACCATCTGTGATATAACTTAACGGCCATCCTAAGTTTATTAGTTTTTCAGAGAAATCCTCTAATGTTTTCGTTGAGCCTTCTCCTTTAATACTAGTAAAAATAACATTTACAAATTCCCTATTTGTACTTTCAAATAACTCATCAGACACTGTCGCAGTATAGTTTTGTTCTTTTAGAGAGTCAATTTCATCTAGCCACATATGAACAATTGTGTCACTGTTAGTCAATGCAATTTCTTTAAACTTTTTATCCACTGATATGCCTCCTGTTATGCTCTTTGTATTTTCATTTATGTATAGCTAAGTACCTATTTTTTACATAATTCGTCAAAAATCGTCTATTTAATCGTATTGACTTATTATAACATAAACGGTATTAAAGTATTAAACATAAAAAAACCCTGCTAAAATAGTTTAACAAGGGTTGTCACTTTGAGATCTTACATGTCTTTAAGTCCAAGACTTATTTCCAATGCTTGATCTATTTTTTTCATCATTTCATTGTCTAACTTTGTAATCTTATCTGTTAGTCTTTGTTTATCGAGTGTCCGAATTTGTTCTAGCAATATCACAGAATTACGATCAAACCCATACCGCTTCGCATTAATCTCAACATGTGTTGGTAGCTTTGCTTTTTGAATTTGAGCAGTAATTGCTGCAACAATTACTGTAGGACTAAACCTATTTCCGATATCATTTTGTAAGATCAATACTGGACGTATACCTCCCTGTTCTGATCCTACCACAGGGGATAAGTCAGCGAAATATACTTCACCACGTTGAACGATCAAATTATTACACCCCGATCACAGAACGCTCAAGGGTGTTTTCAGCCTCCTCTTCAGCTTGAAAAGCCTCCGAGGCAATTGTTAGATTAATTCGAGCCATTTCCTCATACCCTTTTTGCATGGATTCTCGAAATTGTTGAATATGGTCATATTTCTTTTGCTCTAAATAATTCTTTGTTGCCTGACAGATAAAATCGCTAAGATCTCTATTATCATACTTCATTAGTCCATCCACCTCATTTAATAGGTTTTTTGGTAATCGTACTAAAATCTCCTGTAAGCTCTCTGACAAAACCATACACCTCCGCCAACTGTTGAACGATCAATATCAAATTTAATTCAATAATATCACTGTACGGTTATCATTGCAAAGGATTTCAGAGATTTTTGTCTAAAAAATGTATGAATCCTGTTTAGATATTTATTACTCGTGGTATATATACTTATTTACGAATTATAAAATTATGACAGGTTTAACTTGTTTTTCTTATATACCCTTGGAATACGTTCACTTATCATACATGGGATTTCATAATTAATAGTATCTATATAATTTGCTATTTCATCCATTTCTATTTCATCTTTTCCACTTTTCCCAATTAGTGTTACCTTGGTTCCTACAGGATATTCCTTATCCAAACAAATCATCGTTTGATCCATGCATATCCGACCTACTATTGGCATTCGTTTTCCGTCAACCAATACGTCCATACCCTGTAATTTTCGTATCCATCCATCAGCGTAACCAATCGGCAAAGTTCCAATCCATTCTGAACCATTCGTTACATAAGTTGCTCCGTAACTAATGGATTCGTTCTTTGGAAGATTTTTTACATGAATTAACCGACTGTACAGTGAAAAAGATGGTTTTAAATCAATTGACTTCTCGTTTCGTACATCTTCTGAAGGATATAGCCCGTACATAGCAATACCAAAGCGGATGTAATCGTACATCTCTGAAGAAAAACGAATCGAAGCAGCACTATTCCCAATGTGAATATCAATTGGTGCATCCCACAGCTTTTCAAACACTTCTAACAACTGCTGAAAGCGTTTCTGTTGTTCATGAAAGTAAGCTGAATTTGTATCATCCGCTGTAGCGAAATGGGTATATATGCCTGTTAACTGGACTTTTTCGGTTGATTTAAGAGCCGAAACAAGGGATTGTAATTCTTCATCTTTTCGAATACCAATCCGTCCCATTCCAGTATCCCACTTCATATGAAGCTTCAATTTTTTTGAAAACATATGTGATTGTAGCTCTTGTAGCCATTCTTTTTGAAAAAATGTAAGTGTGATATCGTGTTCAGCCGCGATTTTTGCATAATCCGGCGCAACCCACCCTAATACCAAAATCGGTGCATTAATTCCTGAATGACGTAGTTCCAATGCCTCTTCTAAGAGAGCTACAGCAAGAGCGCTTGCACCTGCCTCTAGGGCAGCCCTAGCTACTTTAACAGCTCCATGGCCATATCCGTTTGCTTTCACAACAGCAAATATATTACTACTCGAGGATAGCTTTTGTTTCATTTGTTTTATGTTATAAGCAACGGCATCTAGGTCAATTTCCGCCCATGTTGGACGGTAAAATATGTCTGACACAACAACCTATCTCCTTCCGTTTCTTCTAATTCACCCATTCTATTATTCCGTTATCGCTTTTACCTGTCAATTAATTAAGAAAATAAGAATTGCCAAAATGAGTAATCAAGTGCAATAATAATAGCTATACCCAGTAGACGAAATTATAGAAAAGAAAGAGCGGGTGATTGCAGCCTTACCTATCATTGGAAAAATAGACCAAAGTCGTGCAGAAATGATTACGGGGGTTGTCTTAAAGGAAAGCCAAAGACTGAAATTAGAGCATCTAGTGATTGACCTGTCAGGGGTACATGCTATTGAATCAGAGGGTGTCCACGCATTGTTATATACGGTAAATACGTTGAAATTGCTTGGTGTAGACACAGTCTTTACAGGAATACATCCCGAATTAGCGTTAAAGGCCTCTTCATTCGGGGACTTAAATAATGCAACATACTGTGCAAATCTTGAGCAAGCTCTAACTTCCTTAGGATTTAAATTTTCCAGGTAAAACAACTTAGCGCCATTAAACCTGATTGGCTAGTGGGAAAAATAAAAAGCAGACCCCCTTTCTTTTGTGAGTCTGCTTGAGATTTTATTTAATTTCTTTACCTTGTACAGATTTAGCTACTTCGATTAATTCTTCTCTCGTCAAATCATCACTCGCTAAATAAAAACTCATTCCATTATTTTGCCATTCAATGGAGTTCGTTGACAATGCACCAACAGCGAATCCTAAGTTCACGATCTCGCCTTCAACCGCCTGTGGTGAAGCCATTGTCGGTAAAACTTCCGCTGTCTCTTCAATTAACGTAAAGTTTTTCTCACCTTCAAATGTCATAATGACACGTTTACCATTTTCTAGCTCGATTGTTTTCTGTTCAGTTAACTCAGCACCAGCAGTATTTAATGGGAACGCAAGTGTAAATGTATCGGAATTTGCGTCAGCAGATACAGGCACATCTGAAGTAGTACTGCTTTTCATGTTTTTATCCATCGAAAAGTCATCTTCTTTAAAACTAGGATCTGTTTTAAAATCTGTAAATTTAACTTCTACCACTGCTTTTTTATCTTTATCCATTACCTTCACAAGTACAGGTGCATAGGTCTTTTTATCAAAATAAATTTCTTGAAATGGAAGGTTATTATTACTTTGATAGTTTGTCTTTGTTTTGAACACATAATGTGAATCGGTTGAGCTAAATTCGGAATCACTATCTTTTTTAATATCATTTATTAGTGATTTATACAAATAAGGTTGGCTTCCATTTTCTGGCCATTCCGACTGAAATTTGAAACTTTTATTCAACGAAGGCGTTAACACAAATACACCCTCTTTATTCTTTAAAATTACTTGACTTCCTTTTTCGTCTTGATCATTTGTTAATTTAACACGGTATAAATCCTTTTTCTTGTGCCAAATGTCAATGTTAAACATCTGACTTTCCTGACCAGTATCCATTTTCATTTCAGCTGTTGCTTTGTAACCATCCATATCTTCAAGCTTTTCATCTAACTTCTGTACAACATCCTCTTGTGACTTTTCCCCACAAGCGGAAAGTAATAAAACCAATCCTATGGCAAGTGCTAACCAAATACTGATACTTTTTTTCATGGACATATCTCCCCTTGTCTCGATTCCAAGGAAAAAGAAATGTAGTCACCACTTAACATCTTGTACGAAAAACAAATGGAAAACCATTGATTACATCTATGGCTAACAAATCGGAATATGAATGACCATTGAAAAGATGATTCCTGAAAACATCGCCATTTCCGCTCAGCATTTGTCACAATATCGTTGGCTAGCAATATGTCCCTTCCTCACGTCCAAGGCAATTCAACTACCAATGCATCATTCTTACCACGTGATGATCCCTGATTAGCATCTTAAAGGAAGTACTAGAAACGCTGCTTTTTAAACTGGCAGGGACTAACTACTCGACTGATTACTTCTTCAGGCGTACAAATTGTTAGTAATCTGGCTCCCGCTCTCAGAATAGCCTTTGCAGTCATTACAATTCTAAACTACCTACCCTATAGCTAACCCTTTACCTTGCTTGCCATTATGCTTTAGAATGTGTTTCGTTCTGGTAGATTTTCTTTAAAAACTTTTCTTCCATGTATCCTTTTCTGACACACCGAAGAAACGAGCGATGGAATGCCAATCGAAATCGTTTCCCATGGCGTTATTTGCACAGGATGCACCTACTGTATAGATAAGTTACAAAAAGATCCCTTTGATACCATGCATTCCTTTTTTCATCTGTTCATTTAGCAACATTCTGGCAATTACATACTTAATCCCCCCATTGTTTCCTGATCCAACTAAAATACAAACTTTGTCATGTTCAGAAAGGATCGATTTCATTTTTCTCGCTACTAGCTACCAGCATTCTCCATCAATAGTTTTCCGTCATACCCAATTATTCTTATGGGCATAACTGTCTACATCGTACATCTTTTTTTGCGGTGACTATAAACATTACCATTTCCTCTACCCGCACTAAAATATATGAGACAAACTCTCCGAATATGCAAAATCCCCTATTCTTCTATAATTACTTGTGCAACAGCATACTCTTTGCTGTGCGTAATCGAAATAAAGGTTGTATAACCTTCAAAACCTTGTACATGGAGAATTGGTGCTCCCGATTTAGCGGATGTCACTTCTATGTCTTGAAAACCCAACTTTCCGATGCCCGTCCCTGTTGCTTTCGCAAAAGCTTCCTTAGCTGCAAACCTACCTGCGATAAATTCCACTTGACGTGACACACTGGTTAAATTTTCATAGGTTGCCTGTTCACGGTTGGTTAAAATTCGTTTTACTAATCGATTGCTTTTCTCTATACTCTTTTTTATTCGCTTTAATTCAATAATATCGATTCCAATTCCTTTTATCATTTTGTGAAATCCTTTCCAAAGCTTGTAAATTTTAATTATAATTTGTTAGTTTCCTATCTTTTTTATGGTCATACTATGTATGAAACGTTATTATACTAATAATACCCGAAAAGTTACGTATTTCAAAAATTCATCCGACGGGGGCTTCCAATGTTTATACGATCAGAAAAAAGTTTAAAAGAATTTATTCACTTTTACCCTATTGTTTCAACAATCGTAATTATTCACATTGTATTATTATTACTAGTTAATATTTTATCATTACCCATTGGAAATATAATCTACCAATGGGGTGTGGGTAATAACTTTTACATCCAGCAAGGAGAGTATTGGCGGTTACTCACATCCATTTTCCTTCACGCTGGCCTTAGCCATGCACTCTTTAATTCACTTGCATTGGTATTATTTGGACCAGCACTAGAACAAATGTTAGGAAAACCTAAATTCATTATTACGTATTTATTAGCTGGATTAGCAGGTAACTTAGGAACATACATAATTGAACCAGCTTCGTATTTCACCACCTATGTTGGTGCGTCTGGCTCAATCTATGGTTTATTTGGCCTTTATCTTTTCATGGTGCTCTTTCGCAAACACTTAATCGATAGTCAAAATGCCCGAATCGTGGTAACAATTCTCGTGATTGGTTTAATCATGACCTTTATACGACCAGGTATTAACATTTCCGCACATCTATTTGGGTTTCTTGGAGGACTTGCACTCGGGCCATTAGTGCTAGCAAACACGCAACCATTTTCCGTATGGCGAAATCAAAGGAGAAATAATAGTGGTTCTGTACAATTTGATCCCAACCGATGGCAGAAAAAACGGGCCAACAAAAATGTATTAAAAATAGTACTTTGGACTGCCTTCGTATTTCTTGTAGTTCTCGGCATCTTCGGAAGGTTTCTATAAAAGTTTTGAACATCCTCTATAAAGTTTATTAAAAGATAAGGATTCATTTCCTTATCTTTTTTAAATGATACATGTAACAATTCCCGTTTTAAAAAACTGTGATGGGGGAACTATATATATAATTCAAGAGAAAATCCTTTATTATCACATAGTATTCGTAAATTAGAAGGAGATTACTAAGAGAAAAAAGATAATCGACCTTTTAATCAAAATAAGTGGTATTGCGCTGATAGGGATTTTTACGATTCTATTATTATGGGTAATGATGTAGATAAAAGGGTTTTCAACAAATGCTTACTTAAAAAGGAGACAAATACGCTTATGTTGTTATATATATTAGCCATTCTTCTCCCGCCAGTCGCTGTATTAATGACGGGAAGGCCAATTCAAGTATTGATAAATGTACTGTTAACGATTATTGGATGGATACCAGGAGTGATTCATGCTATGTTTGTTGTCCATGGATCAAAAAAGTCGTGATACATTGTTTAGCAAAAAAGCCGTTCTGGAATGTGATTCTAAAGAACGGCTTTTTATTGTTGCAACTATTACTGTTTCAGGTTCTAATCGCGATAAGAATACCAAGAAGTTAATTCCATAATATCCTCTACTGCCAGATCCTTTATTTTATAATGTTTCCCAGTGCCAAACTTTGAAACAATAGATGTTTTGATTGTTGCAAGAGAAGCATTTTTTTGTATCATATGTTGTTTCTTTTCAAAGGATTGAATACGTTTATGAAATAGAATGATCGTTTTCCGATTTATTACACGGTACCGTAAAGTAAGTTGCTCATGATCAATTCGGAAGCCTGCATCCTTATAACGTAATAGACCCATGTACAAACAAATAAGCAGTAATATAGTTGGCACCCAAATAAACTGCGGGATAAAAAACAGCATGGCAATGAGTGCTATAAGCAGTAGTATGGTAGATCGTATTATATAAAATGTTTTTGCATTCTCTGGTAATCCAATAAGATCATTTCTATTAGACACATAGTCAGGTAGAAATTTATTTAGAAAACCATCAACTTCTGACTTTTTCATTATAGGGAAAAGTATTGTCGAAAAATCCTCGCCTTTTTCAATCGTTCCACCGGCTACTTCTGCATACACTGTTACATATCCTAACGGTTGGCGTAGTATACTCTCATCAATACCTACAGCCTGAATTCGACGTATTGGTATAGTAGTTTGTTTTTTCTCCAATAGGCCACGAGTAATAAAAAGTTCTTCATTATTTTTTGTAATAGTAAACTTTCCGAACTTTATCATTGTCCCAGCGATACCGAGTAACCAGAGAATTAACAGTAAGGCCAAAATAAGAACCGCAATAATTATAATGCTAAAACTAATAATGGTTTGAAATGTATTCTCATAATATGAATCCGGAATAAATTGTTCAAGTTCTGAAAATAAAAACGTCATAATCACAAAAAGGATTCCAATACTACCTGATGTTGTTCCCGCTAAAAATAAACGCTTAGTGGTTATTTTTTGTTTAGGTAAGTTGTAATTGGTTCCTTCGTTACGTTCATCATTTTCTATCGGCTTTTGAACTGTTTTTAATTCTTCTCTTAGCGCCTCACCCATTTCTAACTTTACTGCTTTTAATGATGCTTCCGTTCCAACTCCGCTTCCAGCAGTTTCAATATTCACCTTAACTAGCTTAAAAATACGGTGTCCGATATTTTGTGTTAGGTCAATAGATTGTATACGATTTTTCGAAATGTAGCGCTTCTTTCGAATCAATATCCCATATTCGATTCGAAGCTCTCCCTCCTCGAGACGATATGTATAACGATACCAAGACAAAGCACTAAACACTACCACAGCTAGAATTAATACACTTGTACCAATTAGAAAATAGATAAGTCCTGCATCTTTAAAAGCAAGGAAACCAATAACTCCAATTGAAAAAACCAATTCTTTAATCGTTTTGAGCAAAGTAAAAAATATCGCTGCAGGGTGGAGTCTTTGTTTTTTAGACATCATCTTCATTCACCCTTGCAAGTGCAGAAATTCGATCACGAAGACTAGCTGCATCCTCCTCTAACAGTGCAGGAATTTCATGAGTTGTTGCCGCAGTAGAAATGGTTACACTAGCCAACTGATATTTTTTCAATATCGGTCCTTGTTTTGTATCAACATGCTGCACCCTAATCATTGGCACGAGCGTTCGAGACACAATTATAATTCCGTGTTGGATGTAAATCTCTTGTTCAAAAACTTCATAACGCCAGCGCTTCCACCTTACCTTTGGCAATAGATAAACAAAAAGGTAATGCAAAAGACCACTTATTAAACTTCCAATTACCGTATACCACAATGGAAAGTTAAAAATAATCGATATTACAAGTCCTGCAACAATGATTATCCACAAGATAGAAATATATATAATTGCGGATATTTTCCAAGCCTTGATTGCATCATCAGCTATTGTATTAATTGGTGGTTGCCGCATTGTGATTCCCCCCCTATTATAATTTCTATTTGTATATACGATTTATCGATCAAAAAAGTGTCATTCTTTAGTGGTTGGCCAGTAGAATGCTGAATTTGGACAGTATTTTACTCATAACGGACAGTATTTCACACAAGTTCGACAGTGAACAAACTCTGAACAGTCGTCTCCGCTTTTCTTGTCTAGCTGCGACTCCTAGCGACTGGCAAATAGGTAATCCTGATGAATGTACGGACAGTTCACCGTACTTTCACATGCTTACCTATTTGTACGTCGCTGAACAGTCGTCTCCGCTTTTCTTTACAAATTAAAAAGCTCCCTTTGCGCTAAGGAGCTTTGTTTTGGTGTCTATTATTTAGTCGCGAATTTAGTCTTAGTCGCGGTTTCTGCGTTTCTGAAAGTTTCCTTTACGATTACGCCCGCCTTGCTGATTGCGTCCACCTTGGTTATTACGTCCACCTTGACTACGCTGTCCATAGTTACGCTTATTTCGGCGATTATCATTGCCTCGATGTCCTTGTGCTTTTTTAACACTAATCGGTTGCACAGACGAAATCGAAACTGGTGTATCTCTTCGCTCTTTAGTCAACATTTTTAGCGCAGCTGCAATAACTGAAATAGAATCATGATCTTGAAGTAACTCATTTGCTGTTTCATGATAAGATTTTAAATCATTACTTTCAAGTGTTTTTAATAATTTATCCACAGTAACCTGTTGTTGTCCACGTTGTGCATCCTGGTTTGTAGGTGGCATTAGACGCTTCATTTTGCTCTTTGTAACTTTTTCAATTAAATGAAGGTGTGCCATTTCTCTTGGTGTGATGAATGATACAGCCTCACCAGTACGTCCCGCCCGTCCAGTACGTCCAATACGGTGTACATAGCTTTCTGGATCTTGCGGAATATCAAAGTTATACACATGTGATACACCTGAAATATCGAGACCACGTGCAGCTACATCTGTAGCAACTAAAATTTCAATACGTCCGCCTTTAAACTTATTTAACACTGACATACGTTTACCTTGTGTTAAATCACCATGAATTCCTTCAGCACGGAACCCTCTAGCCTGTAAGCCTTCAGCAATTTCATCAACGCGTTTCTTTGTACGGCTAAATATAATTGCTAAAGTTGGTGCATGTATATCAATATGGTTTGTTAACGTATCAAACTTTAATCGTTCTGGAACTTCAACGAAATATTGATCAATATTTTCTACCGTCATTTCTTTCGCTTTTACTTTCACCTCTTGTGGTGATTTCATTAAAGTATTCGCGATATTACGGATTTCCTTTGGCATTGTTGCTGAAAATAGCAATGTTTGGCGATCTTCCGGAATTCCTTTTAGGATGTCACGAATATCATCAATGAATCCCATGTTTAACATTTCGTCTGCTTCATCTAATACTGCAGTTTGAACGTTATCAATACGAATTGTCTTTCTACGCATGTGATCCAATAAACGCCCTGGTGTTGCTACAACAATATGTGGTCCTTCTTTCAAAGCTCGAATTTGTCGATCCATGTGCTGACCACCATATACAGGAAGCGTACGGATTCCTTTAAATTTACCTAAACGATTTATTTCTTCAGCTACTTGAATTGCAAGCTCTCTCGTTGGAGCTACCACAAGTCCTTGAATTTTTTTTGCTGTTTTATCAATTTTTTCGATCATCGGAATTCCAAAAGCTGCAGTTTTACCTGTACCTGTTTGAGCTTGTCCGATAACGTCTTTTCCTTGCATTGCAAGTGGAATTGTTTCTGCTTGAATTGGCGTTGCTTCTTCAAATCCCATTTTTTCTAAAGCTTTCATAATGGGGCTTGATATACTTAGTTCTTTAAATGTTGTCACCTTAATAGTCTACTCCTTTTTTCTTCAAAAATTTATTCGCACAAAAAAGGCATCCCCCATTCGTGGAAAGAGGCCTCACTTTATTCACTCATGCACTAAATAATAGTTCTTACATCATAACACATAATACACACAGTTATCCACTTTATATCAAAAAGTACGTTAAGAGGTTGTTCAAAAGGTCATCAAATGATAAAGGCCGCTGAAAAAGTGGTGGATTTTAAAAATTTAACTTTTCACCTTAACTTAGCATCTCGAATATACGGAGACTCCTGCGGGAAGCAAGAGATCGGCGTGACCCCGCAGGACGGCAGTCCGAGGAGGCTCGGCACTCGCCCGCGGAAAGCGGAGTATATTCGAAGATGCGATGGTAGATCCACATATTTTGTATTATATTTAACTTTTTCAGCGGCCTCATGATAAACGGCGGATTTTTAAACACGTACTTTAATGA contains:
- a CDS encoding DEAD/DEAH box helicase → MTTFKELSISSPIMKALEKMGFEEATPIQAETIPLAMQGKDVIGQAQTGTGKTAAFGIPMIEKIDKTAKKIQGLVVAPTRELAIQVAEEINRLGKFKGIRTLPVYGGQHMDRQIRALKEGPHIVVATPGRLLDHMRRKTIRIDNVQTAVLDEADEMLNMGFIDDIRDILKGIPEDRQTLLFSATMPKEIRNIANTLMKSPQEVKVKAKEMTVENIDQYFVEVPERLKFDTLTNHIDIHAPTLAIIFSRTKKRVDEIAEGLQARGFRAEGIHGDLTQGKRMSVLNKFKGGRIEILVATDVAARGLDISGVSHVYNFDIPQDPESYVHRIGRTGRAGRTGEAVSFITPREMAHLHLIEKVTKSKMKRLMPPTNQDAQRGQQQVTVDKLLKTLESNDLKSYHETANELLQDHDSISVIAAALKMLTKERRDTPVSISSVQPISVKKAQGHRGNDNRRNKRNYGQRSQGGRNNQGGRNQQGGRNRKGNFQKRRNRD